The Pyrococcus horikoshii OT3 genome includes a window with the following:
- the rpoA2 gene encoding DNA-directed RNA polymerase subunit A'', whose protein sequence is MVSSSTIKSLIEKKGKDLPESVKQELYEKLIKYNEKYKLTKVEVETIIDEVIKEYEKALIEPGEAVGTVAAQSIGEPSTQMTLNTFHYAGVAEINVTLGLPRIIEIVDARKNPSTPMMTVYLDEEHRYDREKAEEVARRIEGTTLENLARTTTLDLINMEFIVEVDPERLEKSGLTMEKILKKLQSSFKSAEFEADGYTLIVRPKKIEKISDLRRLSEKVKKHRLKGLSGVGKTIIRKEGDEYVIYTEGSNFKQVLKVPGVDPTRTRTNNIHEIAEVLGIEAARNAIIEEIINTMHEQGLEVDIRHIMLVADIMTLDGVVRPIGRHGVVGEKASVLARAAFEITVQHLFEAAERGEVDNLSGVIENVLIGQPVPVGTGMVKLTMKLPLKPQKEKEEV, encoded by the coding sequence ATGGTTTCTTCCTCTACCATTAAATCTTTGATTGAAAAGAAGGGTAAAGATCTTCCTGAGAGCGTTAAGCAGGAGCTATATGAAAAGCTTATCAAGTACAATGAAAAGTACAAGCTCACCAAGGTTGAGGTGGAAACTATAATAGATGAGGTTATTAAGGAATATGAAAAGGCCCTTATCGAGCCTGGAGAAGCCGTTGGTACCGTAGCGGCTCAGTCTATAGGTGAGCCTTCAACCCAAATGACACTTAATACCTTCCACTATGCAGGTGTTGCTGAGATAAACGTTACCCTGGGTCTCCCTAGGATCATTGAGATAGTCGATGCGAGGAAGAACCCTTCAACACCTATGATGACGGTTTACCTTGATGAAGAGCACCGCTACGATAGGGAAAAGGCCGAGGAAGTGGCGAGGAGAATAGAGGGTACAACTTTGGAGAATCTGGCAAGGACGACTACTTTAGACTTAATTAACATGGAATTTATAGTTGAAGTAGATCCTGAAAGGCTTGAAAAAAGCGGATTGACGATGGAAAAGATTCTTAAAAAGCTTCAAAGCTCATTTAAGAGCGCTGAGTTCGAAGCCGATGGGTACACCTTGATAGTCAGACCTAAGAAAATTGAGAAGATTTCGGATCTTAGAAGGCTCTCCGAAAAGGTTAAAAAGCACCGCCTTAAGGGTCTCTCGGGCGTTGGGAAGACAATCATAAGGAAAGAAGGGGATGAGTACGTCATTTATACTGAGGGATCAAACTTTAAGCAAGTATTAAAGGTTCCTGGGGTCGATCCTACTAGAACGAGAACCAATAATATTCATGAGATTGCGGAAGTCCTCGGAATTGAAGCTGCAAGAAATGCAATAATTGAAGAGATTATAAACACGATGCACGAACAGGGTCTCGAGGTTGATATAAGACACATAATGTTGGTTGCTGATATAATGACCCTTGATGGAGTGGTAAGGCCCATAGGAAGGCATGGTGTGGTGGGTGAAAAGGCTAGCGTACTTGCAAGGGCGGCCTTCGAGATCACGGTTCAACACCTATTTGAGGCCGCCGAGAGGGGAGAAGTTGACAACCTTAGTGGTGTCATTGAAAACGTGCTCATCGGTCAGCCCGTTCCAGTAGGAACGGGCATGGTTAAACTGACTATGAAGTTACCATTAAAACCACAGAAAGAGAAAGAGGAGGTGTAG
- a CDS encoding DNA-directed RNA polymerase subunit A': MHSVKKVIGSIEFGILSPQEIRKMSAVEVTVPDTYDDDGYPIEGGVMDKRMGVIDPGLRCETCGAKAGECPGHFGHIELARPVIHVGFAKTIHRILESTCRECGRIKLTDEEIEEYMKKLELAKNRRSEVNKILKEIHKKARERMVCPHCGAPQYPIKFEKPTIYWELRKDEQGNEYKHRMMPTEIRDRLEKIPDKDLPLLGLHPEKSRPEWMVLTVLPVPPVTVRPSITLETGIRAEDDLTHKLVDIIRINNRLRQNIEAGAPQLIIEDLWDLLQYHVTTYINNETSGVPPAKHKSGRPLKTLAQRLKGKEGRFRGNLSGKRVNFSARTVISPDPMISINEVGVPIQIAMELTVPEKVTEFNIEKLRKMVLNGPDKYPGANYVIDPEGRRIRIMESNKENLAKMIDIGWTVERHLVDGDIVLFNRQPSLHRMSIMAHRVRVMPYKTFRLNLAVCPPYNADFDGDEMNLHVPQTEEAQAEAKILMEVQNHIISPRYGGPIIGGIQDHISGGYLLTREGAYFTREEVEQMLMFAGVDIKELPEPDKYENGKPLWSGKTIFSLLLPDDLTVWYRNKLCDEEEKCEALEKLIEEKLIPDPEEVRKLAYDGFVYIQNGKLLSGAIDKKAYGREDGIILDLIVREYGVERARQFLDQVTKLTIWVITHKGFTTGIDDEDLPEEARDRIREIIREAEERVQRLIEAYKRGELEPLPGKSLEETLESKIMAVLAEARDNAGSVAEKYLGMNNHAVIMAKTGARGKILNITQMAALLGQQSIRGRRLYRGFKGRVLSHFKPGDLGARAKGFVVNSYKSGLSPQEYFFHAMGGREGLVDTAVRTAQSGYMQRRLINALQDLKVDYDGTVRDPTGVIVQFRYGEDGVDPMKSWGGKTVDVDRVIVRTLIKMRSNGKK, encoded by the coding sequence ATGCACTCAGTTAAGAAGGTTATAGGTAGTATTGAATTTGGAATACTTTCCCCTCAAGAAATTAGGAAAATGAGTGCCGTTGAGGTTACCGTTCCAGACACCTACGATGATGACGGTTATCCAATTGAAGGCGGAGTAATGGATAAGAGAATGGGTGTCATTGACCCAGGATTAAGGTGTGAAACCTGTGGAGCTAAAGCTGGGGAATGTCCTGGTCATTTTGGTCATATCGAGCTTGCAAGGCCCGTAATTCATGTAGGGTTTGCTAAGACGATTCATAGGATCCTCGAGAGTACCTGTCGTGAGTGCGGGAGGATAAAGCTCACAGACGAGGAAATAGAAGAGTACATGAAGAAACTTGAGCTAGCTAAGAATAGGAGAAGTGAGGTCAACAAGATACTTAAGGAGATTCATAAGAAGGCTAGGGAGAGAATGGTATGCCCCCATTGTGGTGCTCCACAGTATCCAATAAAGTTTGAGAAGCCAACCATATATTGGGAGCTCAGGAAGGATGAGCAGGGGAATGAATACAAGCATAGAATGATGCCCACTGAGATTAGGGATAGGCTTGAAAAGATTCCGGATAAGGATCTTCCTCTCCTTGGCCTTCATCCAGAGAAGTCAAGACCTGAATGGATGGTTCTTACAGTTCTTCCAGTTCCTCCTGTTACAGTAAGACCTTCCATAACGCTAGAAACTGGAATCAGGGCCGAGGATGACCTTACGCACAAGCTTGTTGACATAATAAGGATAAACAATAGATTAAGGCAAAATATAGAAGCCGGGGCTCCCCAACTTATCATTGAGGACCTCTGGGATCTTCTCCAGTATCACGTTACAACGTACATAAACAATGAAACCTCTGGAGTTCCTCCAGCTAAGCATAAGAGTGGTAGGCCTCTCAAGACCCTAGCTCAGAGGCTTAAAGGAAAGGAAGGAAGATTTAGAGGTAACCTTAGTGGTAAGAGAGTTAACTTTTCAGCTAGAACTGTGATAAGCCCTGATCCAATGATAAGTATCAATGAAGTTGGTGTTCCAATACAAATAGCAATGGAACTCACGGTTCCTGAGAAGGTTACGGAATTCAACATTGAAAAGCTGAGAAAGATGGTTCTGAATGGTCCCGATAAGTATCCTGGGGCCAACTATGTAATCGATCCAGAGGGAAGAAGGATAAGGATAATGGAGAGCAACAAAGAAAATCTAGCCAAGATGATAGACATTGGCTGGACTGTTGAGAGACATTTGGTTGATGGAGATATAGTGTTATTCAACAGACAACCCTCACTCCACAGAATGTCCATCATGGCCCACAGAGTTAGGGTAATGCCCTACAAAACATTCAGACTTAACCTAGCGGTGTGTCCACCTTATAATGCTGATTTCGATGGAGATGAGATGAACCTTCACGTTCCGCAGACCGAGGAAGCTCAGGCCGAAGCTAAGATCCTAATGGAGGTTCAGAACCATATAATCTCCCCAAGGTACGGTGGGCCGATCATCGGTGGTATTCAGGATCACATCTCGGGAGGTTACCTGCTAACTAGGGAGGGAGCTTACTTTACCAGGGAAGAAGTTGAGCAAATGCTAATGTTCGCAGGGGTTGACATAAAAGAATTGCCTGAGCCTGACAAGTATGAGAATGGAAAGCCCTTATGGAGCGGTAAGACGATATTCTCGCTACTTCTTCCTGATGACCTTACCGTTTGGTATAGGAATAAGCTCTGTGATGAAGAGGAGAAATGTGAGGCATTAGAAAAGCTAATTGAAGAAAAGCTCATACCAGATCCGGAAGAAGTTAGAAAGCTAGCCTATGATGGCTTCGTCTACATCCAAAACGGTAAGCTACTAAGTGGTGCGATTGATAAGAAAGCTTATGGAAGGGAAGATGGTATAATACTCGATTTGATCGTTAGAGAGTATGGAGTTGAGAGGGCTAGACAGTTCCTGGATCAGGTTACTAAGCTTACAATATGGGTTATTACTCACAAGGGCTTCACAACTGGAATAGATGACGAAGATCTTCCTGAGGAGGCTAGAGATAGAATTAGAGAAATTATAAGGGAAGCTGAAGAAAGAGTTCAAAGATTAATAGAAGCTTACAAGAGAGGAGAACTTGAGCCCCTCCCAGGAAAGTCCCTAGAAGAAACATTAGAGAGTAAGATCATGGCCGTCTTAGCTGAAGCTAGAGATAACGCAGGTTCCGTAGCTGAGAAGTATCTCGGTATGAATAATCATGCAGTAATAATGGCGAAGACTGGAGCTAGAGGTAAGATACTTAACATAACTCAGATGGCAGCTTTGCTTGGTCAACAGTCGATTAGAGGGAGAAGACTTTACAGAGGTTTCAAGGGGAGGGTTCTCAGTCACTTTAAGCCGGGAGATTTAGGGGCTAGAGCAAAAGGTTTCGTCGTAAATTCCTATAAGAGCGGCCTAAGTCCCCAGGAATACTTCTTCCATGCAATGGGTGGTAGAGAGGGTCTCGTAGATACTGCTGTTAGAACTGCTCAGAGTGGTTATATGCAGAGGAGACTCATCAATGCTCTCCAGGATCTTAAGGTTGACTATGATGGGACGGTAAGGGATCCAACAGGAGTAATAGTTCAGTTCCGCTATGGAGAGGATGGAGTTGATCCAATGAAGAGTTGGGGTGGAAAGACCGTTGATGTTGATAGGGTTATTGTGAGAACCTTAATCAAGATGAGATCCAACGGAAAGAAGTGA